Proteins from a genomic interval of Ndongobacter massiliensis:
- a CDS encoding transketolase family protein — MWKLNPAKATREFRQVFVETLGDMMDSDERILALEADLGGASGFTKIAKKHPKQFIQVGIAEANMIGIAAGLSMRGYIPFTHTFAPFVTRRALDQVYLEGAYAQNTINIYGSDPGVCVGANGGTHNTFEDIAIMRTIPTVKVFAPADEVQLEWLIRTLPNYPGINYIRGNRKANPQVYAPGSTFEIGKVNVIREGGDIVLFSMGEMLSVAYEAAKELAAEGIETEVVDVFTIKPLDEEGILAAVAGKKAAFTFENHQIAGGLGGAVSEVMAEKAPGVALKRLGVEDRFGQVGTYAYLCEEFGLTKERIVRDVRAFLAGADNKDR, encoded by the coding sequence ATGTGGAAACTCAATCCTGCGAAGGCAACGAGGGAATTTCGCCAGGTATTTGTGGAAACACTGGGCGATATGATGGACAGCGATGAACGGATTTTGGCATTGGAAGCGGATCTCGGCGGAGCGTCCGGCTTTACGAAGATTGCAAAGAAACACCCGAAGCAATTCATTCAGGTAGGCATTGCCGAAGCAAACATGATCGGCATTGCGGCGGGGCTGTCGATGCGCGGGTATATTCCTTTCACGCATACGTTCGCGCCCTTTGTGACGCGCCGTGCTCTGGATCAGGTGTATCTCGAAGGGGCGTATGCGCAGAACACCATCAATATCTATGGCTCCGATCCGGGCGTCTGCGTGGGCGCAAACGGCGGAACCCACAATACGTTTGAGGATATTGCCATTATGCGTACGATTCCGACGGTCAAGGTTTTTGCGCCGGCGGATGAAGTGCAGCTGGAATGGCTGATTCGAACGCTGCCGAATTACCCGGGCATCAACTACATCCGGGGTAACCGCAAGGCGAATCCGCAGGTGTATGCACCGGGCTCGACCTTTGAAATCGGCAAAGTCAACGTCATTCGGGAAGGCGGTGATATCGTCCTCTTCTCCATGGGTGAGATGCTGTCCGTAGCGTACGAAGCGGCGAAGGAATTGGCGGCGGAGGGCATTGAAACGGAAGTTGTCGATGTGTTTACGATCAAACCGTTGGACGAAGAAGGCATTTTAGCGGCCGTGGCTGGGAAAAAGGCCGCATTTACCTTTGAAAATCATCAGATAGCTGGCGGACTGGGCGGCGCCGTGAGTGAGGTCATGGCGGAAAAAGCACCCGGCGTTGCATTGAAGCGTCTGGGGGTGGAAGATCGTTTCGGGCAAGTGGGTACGTACGCGTATCTCTGTGAGGAATTCGGGCTGACCAAAGAACGTATCGTACGCGATGTTCGGGCATTTCTTGCCGGTGCGGACAACAAGGATCGATAG
- a CDS encoding PTS ascorbate transporter subunit IIC translates to MAVLHFIQEILSTPAILVGLMAMLGLILQKKPVTDVVKGTIKTIVGFLVLSAGAGFLQSGSLTDFGVIFNYAFNVNGVVPNNEAIVTAALTEYAAATAWIMMFGMLANIVIARFSRMNYIFLTGHHTLYMACMIAIVLSVGGLEGWQLIMGGSLILGLVMVIFPAMAQRTMTKITGTDTIGFGHFSTIGYWFAAQIGRLVGGKKGKDGKVKSTEDINFPKGLAFMRDTTVAISITMMAVFFVVCLVASMRPDYAQALEEGGVLAGTSLTNYSNWIVYALICGMNFAGGIYIILSGVRLILAEIVPAFKGIADKLVPNAKPAIDCPIVFPYAPNAVLIGFLVSFIGGIVGMFILLGINPAFSNMLPIILPGVVPHFFCGATAGVFANAEGGLRGCVVGSFLHGLLITFLPVITMPVMGNLGFAATTFSDADFCGVGITLGNIAKLISGTPLLIICVVLFLIPIVYNYVAPKKAVK, encoded by the coding sequence ATGGCGGTATTACACTTTATACAGGAAATATTATCGACACCGGCAATTCTGGTCGGTCTGATGGCCATGTTGGGATTAATACTGCAGAAAAAGCCGGTTACTGACGTTGTAAAGGGTACCATTAAGACCATCGTCGGATTTCTCGTTTTGTCGGCGGGCGCCGGGTTTTTACAGAGCGGTTCGCTGACGGATTTTGGTGTTATTTTCAATTATGCTTTTAACGTAAATGGTGTGGTTCCGAACAATGAAGCCATCGTTACGGCCGCGTTGACAGAATATGCGGCGGCGACGGCGTGGATTATGATGTTCGGCATGTTGGCAAATATTGTGATTGCTCGTTTTTCACGCATGAACTACATCTTCCTCACCGGTCATCACACGCTGTACATGGCGTGCATGATCGCCATTGTGCTCTCGGTCGGCGGACTGGAAGGCTGGCAGCTGATTATGGGCGGCTCGCTGATTTTGGGACTCGTTATGGTGATTTTCCCGGCCATGGCCCAGCGGACGATGACGAAGATTACGGGAACGGATACGATCGGTTTCGGGCATTTCTCGACGATCGGATACTGGTTTGCCGCGCAGATCGGGCGTTTGGTCGGCGGGAAGAAGGGCAAGGACGGCAAGGTCAAATCGACGGAAGATATCAACTTCCCGAAGGGCTTGGCGTTCATGCGCGATACCACGGTTGCGATTTCCATTACGATGATGGCGGTGTTCTTCGTGGTCTGCCTCGTGGCGTCTATGCGTCCAGATTATGCGCAGGCATTGGAAGAAGGCGGCGTATTGGCGGGCACGAGTTTGACCAACTATTCCAACTGGATTGTCTATGCGCTGATTTGCGGCATGAATTTTGCCGGTGGTATCTACATCATTCTGTCCGGCGTGCGCCTGATTTTGGCAGAGATCGTTCCGGCCTTCAAGGGCATTGCCGACAAGCTCGTTCCGAATGCCAAGCCGGCAATCGACTGCCCAATCGTCTTCCCGTATGCGCCGAATGCGGTTCTGATCGGCTTTTTGGTCTCCTTTATCGGCGGCATTGTCGGGATGTTCATCCTTCTGGGCATCAATCCGGCATTCTCCAATATGTTGCCGATTATTCTTCCGGGCGTGGTGCCGCACTTCTTCTGCGGGGCAACGGCGGGCGTCTTTGCGAATGCGGAGGGCGGATTGCGCGGCTGCGTCGTGGGCTCGTTCCTGCATGGACTATTGATTACCTTTCTGCCGGTCATTACGATGCCGGTCATGGGCAATCTGGGTTTTGCAGCGACTACCTTCTCGGATGCGGATTTCTGCGGCGTCGGGATTACGCTGGGCAACATTGCCAAGCTGATTTCGGGTACCCCGCTGTTGATCATCTGTGTGGTGCTTTTCCTCATCCCGATCGTCTACAATTATGTGGCGCCCAAAAAGGCTGTAAAATAG
- a CDS encoding PTS sugar transporter subunit IIB, with amino-acid sequence MAVKKIMCCCGSGIGSSLMVRLNVEKVLKKMGKDGIEVVHSTTSDAQPGAADIFVVGKDLEDFVATLPNKVVLHNIMSLDELEEKLSAEFEKLGA; translated from the coding sequence ATGGCAGTTAAAAAGATTATGTGCTGTTGTGGTTCAGGTATCGGTTCGTCCCTTATGGTACGGCTGAATGTCGAAAAAGTATTGAAAAAGATGGGGAAGGACGGCATTGAAGTCGTTCATTCCACGACGTCGGATGCACAACCGGGCGCCGCGGATATTTTTGTAGTCGGAAAAGATTTGGAAGACTTCGTTGCGACGCTCCCCAATAAGGTGGTTTTGCACAATATCATGTCCTTGGATGAACTGGAAGAAAAATTGTCGGCGGAGTTTGAAAAACTGGGGGCATAG
- a CDS encoding transketolase, which yields MDKKERLALKVGSAKIRAATLKMLKWRRYGHLGGAMSIVELLSVLYNKQMKHDPKNPSWDERDYLVLSKGHAGPAWYAALATQGYFPETELYTLNEGGTNLPSHPDRTKTPGVDATTGSLGQGTSVGAGLGYATRLEGSDRHVYLVVGDGELNEGQCWEAFQFIAHYKLHETIVIIDHNKQQLDGYLEDILNPFDLAKKMEAFGFRVWTVDGMDEAAISDAIDAAKSVTGQAVCLLLETKKAQGVPYYMDRLDNHSPKFNEEADRAVEAVIADLESFIAASEQEAK from the coding sequence TTGGATAAAAAAGAACGACTTGCATTGAAAGTCGGCAGCGCAAAGATTCGCGCCGCCACATTGAAAATGTTGAAGTGGCGTCGGTATGGTCATTTGGGCGGCGCCATGTCCATCGTGGAATTGCTGTCGGTGTTGTATAACAAGCAGATGAAGCACGACCCGAAAAACCCGTCGTGGGATGAAAGGGATTATCTCGTCTTATCGAAGGGACACGCGGGTCCCGCATGGTATGCGGCACTGGCCACACAGGGTTATTTTCCGGAAACGGAATTGTATACGCTGAACGAAGGGGGTACCAATCTCCCGTCCCACCCAGACCGGACAAAAACCCCGGGAGTGGATGCGACCACCGGTTCGCTTGGGCAGGGAACTTCCGTGGGCGCGGGACTGGGCTATGCGACGCGCTTGGAAGGTTCGGATCGTCACGTGTACCTGGTCGTGGGCGATGGGGAACTGAATGAGGGGCAGTGTTGGGAAGCATTCCAGTTTATTGCGCACTACAAGTTGCATGAAACCATTGTCATTATCGACCATAACAAACAGCAGTTGGACGGGTATCTGGAAGACATTTTGAATCCGTTCGATCTGGCGAAGAAAATGGAAGCGTTCGGTTTCCGCGTATGGACTGTGGATGGGATGGACGAAGCGGCAATTTCGGATGCGATCGACGCGGCAAAGTCCGTGACGGGTCAGGCAGTGTGTCTGCTGTTGGAAACGAAAAAGGCGCAGGGCGTGCCATACTACATGGACCGGTTGGATAATCATTCGCCGAAGTTTAATGAGGAAGCGGATCGGGCAGTTGAAGCGGTGATTGCGGATTTGGAGTCGTTCATTGCGGCGTCGGAACAGGAGGCAAAATGA
- a CDS encoding PTS sugar transporter subunit IIA: MLKRENVQILASVRDWKEAIEKSIEPLIAGGYATPDYIAGVIANTEELGPYYVLAEDIALIHARPEQGALQNQLAVTVVREPVHFAEDGTKDARVLVALSAVDGEAHIGVMQKLAEIFVDPAKITAIAEASNEDAIYAIFEKA, translated from the coding sequence ATGTTGAAGCGGGAAAATGTCCAGATTCTTGCATCTGTGCGCGACTGGAAAGAAGCGATTGAAAAAAGCATTGAACCGCTAATTGCCGGCGGGTACGCAACACCGGATTATATTGCTGGCGTTATTGCCAATACGGAGGAATTGGGACCGTATTACGTGCTGGCAGAAGACATTGCTTTGATTCATGCACGTCCGGAACAAGGTGCGCTGCAAAATCAGTTGGCAGTGACGGTGGTACGGGAGCCCGTTCATTTTGCGGAAGATGGAACGAAGGATGCCCGTGTTCTCGTCGCACTGAGTGCAGTTGACGGCGAAGCACACATCGGCGTGATGCAAAAACTGGCGGAAATTTTTGTGGATCCTGCGAAAATTACCGCAATTGCCGAGGCGTCAAACGAGGATGCGATTTACGCAATCTTTGAGAAGGCGTGA